Proteins encoded in a region of the Leguminivora glycinivorella isolate SPB_JAAS2020 chromosome 23, LegGlyc_1.1, whole genome shotgun sequence genome:
- the LOC125238471 gene encoding cell wall protein DAN4-like, with protein sequence MAFKMLLKLSMSICLLGTITPLPFYGSKGIPLIHSTSAFLKGSNLTTSISEESTATTYVEEESASPSIVGESSTTAAFYTTNDPSFTSLTSTETVDRLNSSISSVSSIEDLNITESSTITYLNTFIFLTSGESNFSSESTATDDAGPNLTTASSYRTSVEELSTTISSLFTSVENSTFTPSDAATTEISNNKMISQEIRPKGTDSTADPSIIISNNCNKGSITTMTPSVVTISEPTIKPDIQTKGPNSTTKPTVNPVKEAKSTTNANVVTSKVSTSTIKPNAGATSIKPAKSKVWVVFAVIIGAILCLFSIVLVIKSRKPILQSQAFVRARTACSRIRGRFGEQSYDLSQNQDQKQNQDQKQNQDQILDQNQGQIINQNKNENQGQIINQD encoded by the coding sequence GCCTTCAAAATGCTGCTGAAATTATCTATGTCCATATGTCTCCTGGGAACAATCACTCCACTGCCTTTCTATGGATCAAAGGGTATCCCTTTGATCCATAGCACTTCGGCTTTTCTGAAAGGATCAAATCTTACTACATCTATTTCGGAGGAATCAACTGCTACTACGTATGTTGAGGAAGAATCGGCTAGTCCTTCTATTGTGGGGGAATCAAGCACAACTGCTGCATTTTATACTACAAATGATCCCTCATTTACAAGCTTGACGTCTACTGAAACTGTGGACCGATTAAACTCAAGCATATCTAGTGTATCGTCTATCGAGGACTTAAATATAACGGAATCTAGTACtataacatacttaaatacatttattttcctTACAAGTGGTGAATCAAACTTTAGTTCAGAATCTACAGCGACAGATGATGCCGGACCAAACCTGACTACTGCATCTAGTTACAGGACAAGTGTTGAAGAATTATCAACTACAATATCAAGTTTATTTACAAGTGTTGAAAATTCAACATTCACGCCATCTGATGCTGCAACAACTGAGATATCAAACAACAAAATGATTTCACAAGAAATACGTCCAAAAGGAACAGACTCGACCGCAGATCCAAGTATCATTATTAGTAATAACTGTAATAAGGGATCAATTACGACTATGACGCCAAGTGTCGTTACTATTTCAGAACCGACTATCAAACCAGATATACAAACTAAGGGACCAAATTCAACTACTAAACCAACTGTGAATCCTGTAAAAGAAGCGAAATCGACCACAAATGCAAATGTAGTGACTTCAAAAGTATCAACATCAACTATAAAGCCAAACGCTGGTGCTACCAGCATAAAGCCAGCTAAATCTAAAGTGTGGGTTGTATTTGCAGTTATCATAGGAGcgattttatgtttattttcaatAGTTTTGGTAATAAAAAGCCGAAAGCCCATACTTCAGAGCCAGGCTTTTGTCAGAGCAAGAACGGCTTGCTCCCGAATCAGAGGACGATTTGGGGAGCAAAGTTATGATCTAAGTCAAAATCAGGATCAAAAGCAAAATCAGGATCAAAAGCAAAATCAGGATCAAATTCTAGATCAGAATCAGGGTCAAATTATAAAtcagaataaaaatgaaaatcagGGCCAAATTATAAATCAAGATTAA